Proteins from one Setaria italica strain Yugu1 chromosome V, Setaria_italica_v2.0, whole genome shotgun sequence genomic window:
- the LOC101752864 gene encoding ubiquitin carboxyl-terminal hydrolase 14 — protein sequence MDLLRSHLHKVRIPEPTNRIHKDECCVSFDTPRSEGGLYVDMSSFLGFGREHVEWNFEKTGNPVYLHIVQRRKPEPDEADRPLKKPTLLAIGVEGGFGDQEPEYDEHFEIIILPDFISLPFPSVDLPEKVRLAVDKVILAESADRKQQLAAWVADKKNISKYAMDLQQLDNGVIVPPTGWKCSKCDKTENLWLNLTDGMILCGRKLWDGSGGNNHAIEHYEQTKYPLAVKLGTITADLEAADVFSYPEDDSVEDPLLAQHLSHFGIDFSSLQKTEMTTAERELDANTNYDWNRIQESGKDAELLFGPGYTGLANLGNSCYMASIMQVMFSTHPFILRYFEKQSLKAAFATAPADPTVDLNMQMTKLGHGLLSGKYSARTKEGQEGIRPRMFKSVIAANHPEFSSMRQQDALDFFLHLIDRVEQANPGNHELNPCSGFKFIIEERVQCPSGKVSYNKRSDYILSLGIPLHEATNKEELEAFNEKKVTMDLDGKEVSNEEIVRPRVPLEACLANFAGPEEIPDFYSTALNSKTTATKTAGFNTFPDYLVLHMRKFVMEAGWVPKKLDVYIDVPDTIDISHMRSKGVQPGEELLPDGASGDNKAEPALPVASEDIVSQLASMGFNYLHCQKAAINTSNTGVEEAMNWLLSHMDDPDINDPISKDSRASESVDEASVQTLISFGFPEDVAIKALKASGGNIEKATDWIFSHPEASSSASADSSTSNVNADDTYVPDGSGRYKLMAFVSHMGTSTHCGHYVAHVLKDGRWTIFNDSKVAASVDLPKDMGYLYFFQRISS from the exons atGGATCTCCTCCGCTCGCACCTCCACAAGGTCCGCATCCCGGAGCCCACCAACCGCATCCACAAGGACGAGTGCTGCGTCTCCTTCGACACCCCG AGGTCGGAGGGGGGCCTGTACGTGGACATGAGCTCGTTCCTGGGGTTCGGGAGGGAGCATGTGGAGTGGAACTTCGAGAAGACCGGGAACCCCGTGTACCTCCACATCGTGCAGCGCCGGAAGCCGGAGCCCGACGAGGCGGATCGCCCGCTTAAGAAGCCCACACTCCTCGCGATAG GTGTTGAAGGAGGCTTTGGTGATCAAGAACCTGAGTATGATGAGCATTTTGAAATCATCATCTTACCTGATTTTATCTCTCTTCCATTCCCTTCAGTTGACTTGCCAGAGAAG GTTAGGCTTGCAGTTGATAAGGTTATCCTTGCTGAGAGTGCTGATAGAAAACAACAACTAGCTGCTTGGGTTGCTGATAAGAAGAACATTAGTAAATATGCTATGGATCTGCAGCAGCTAGACAATGGTGTTATTGTGCCTCCTACTGGATGGAAGTGTAGCAAATGCGATAAAACTGAGAACCTCTGGTTGAATTTAACTGATGGTATGATCCTTTGTGGGAGAAAGCTTTGGGATGGAAGCGGTGGGAATAATCATGCAATTGAACATTACGAACAGACTAAATACCCTCTTGCAGTAAAGCTTGGAACAATAACTGCTGATTTGGAAGCCGCAG ACGTTTTCTCATACCCGGAAGATGATAGTGTTGAAGATCCACTATTAGCTCAGCACTTGTCACATTTCGGTATCGATTTTTCTTCACTTCAAAAG ACTGAGATGACTACTGCCGAGAGAGAACTTGATGCCAACACAAATTATGACTGGAATAGAATACAAGAAAGTGGAAAAGATGCTGAACTTCTATTTGGACCTGGCTATACTGGTCTTGCAAACCTAGGGAATAG TTGCTATATGGCTTCAATAATGCAAGTCATGTTTTCAACCCATCCTTTCATATTGAG ATACTTCGAGAAGCAGAGTTTGAAAGCTGCATTTGCAACTGCACCTGCTGATCCAACTGTGGACCTAAACATGCAGAT GACAAAACTAGGACATGGTTTGCTCTCTGGAAAATATTCTGCACGAACCAAGGAG GGGCAGGAAGGGATACGTCCTCGCATGTTTAAGTCAGTTATTGCTGCGAACCATCCTGAATTTTCTAGTATGAGGCAACAG GATGCCCTTGACTTCTTCCTTCACCTTATTGACCGAGTTGAGCAGGCAAACCCTGGGAACCATGAGTTAAATCCTTGTTCAGGTTTCAAGTTCATTATTGAGGAGAGGGTCCAGTGCCCTTCTGGGAAAGTTTCTTACAACAAACGGTCGGACTACATTCTTTCTTTGGGCATACCACTGCATGAGGCAACTAATAAAG AGGAGCTAGAAGCTTTTAATGAAAAGAAAGTCACAATGGACTTGGATGGAAAAGAAGT GTCTAATGAGGAAATTGTGAGGCCTAGAGTCCCATTGGAGGCATGCTTGGCAAACTTTGCAGGCCCAGAGGAAATTCCTGATTTTTACAGCACTGCTTTAAATTCGAAGACGACTGCCACAAA GACTGCTGGCTTTAACACCTTTCCTGATTACCTGGTGCTGCATATGCGCAAGTTTGTAATGGAAGCAGGATGGGTGCCAAAGAAACTCG ATGTTTATATAGATGTGCCAGATACAATTGATATCTCACATATGCGCAGCAAGGGTGTACAGCCTGGGGAAGAGCTGCTACCCGACGGAG CTTCTGGTGACAACAAAGCGGAGCCTGCTCTACCTGTTGCCAGTGAGGATATTGTGTCCCAGCTTGCAAGTATGGGGTTCAATTACCTTCACTGTCAGAAAGCTGCTATTAACACATCAAACACAGGAGTTGAGGAGGCAATGAATTGGCTCCTCTCACACATGGACGATCCAG ATATAAATGATCCCATATCAAAAGATTCACGTGCATCTGAATCTGTTGATGAAGCAAGTGTTCAAACTCTCATTTCCTTTGGATTCCCAGAAGATGTTGCCATAAAGGCCCTGAAAGCTTCT GGTGGTAATATCGAGAAAGCTACCGATTGGATTTTTAGCCACCCCGAGGCATCGAGTTCAGCATCTGCTGACTCTTCAACTAGTAATGTAAATGCTGATGACACTTACGTACCAGATGGAAGTGGCA GATACAAGCTGATGGCATTTGTGAGCCATATGGGCACATCCACCCACTGCGGGCACTACGTCGCTCATGTCCTCAAGGATGGGAGGTGGACAATATTCAACGACAGCAAGGTCGCCGCATCTGTCGACCTGCCCAAGGATATGGGCTACCTCTATTTCTTTCAGAGGATTAGCAGCTAG